From Glycine max cultivar Williams 82 chromosome 11, Glycine_max_v4.0, whole genome shotgun sequence, the proteins below share one genomic window:
- the LOC100794271 gene encoding ras-related protein RABA4d: MSNLYGDYNQKIDYVFKVVLIGDSAVGKTQLLARFARNEFSLDSKATIGVEFQTKTLIIDNKIIKAQIWDTAGQERYRAVTSAYYRGAVGAMLVYDMTKRQSFDHMVKWLEELRGHADQNIVIMLIGNKCDLGSLRAVPMEDAEELAQRENLFFMETSALESTNVETCFLTILTEIYRIHAKKSLTTSDDDIGGSGLLKGSRIIVPNQEIYNGGKKGGCCFAS, from the exons ATGTCGAATTTGTACGGGGATTATAACCAAAAGATTGATTACGTGTTCAAGGTGGTGTTGATTGGGGACTCCGCAGTTGGCAAAACTCAATTGCTTGCACGCTTTGCTAGGAACGAATTCAGTCTTGATTCCAAGGCAACCATTGGGGTTGAGTTTCAGACTAAAACTCTCATCATTGATAACAAGATCATCAAGGCTCAAATATGGGACACCGCTGGCCAAGAAAG GTACAGGGCAGTTACAAGTGCCTACTATAGAGGTGCTGTTGGGGCAATGTTAGTGTATGACATGACTAAGCGCCAATCGTTTGATCACATGGTAAAGTGGTTGGAAGAGTTGCGAGGCCATGCTGACCAAAACATTGTGATAATGCTAATTGGTAACAAGTGTGATTTGGGGAGCCTAAGAGCAGTGCCAATGGAAGATGCAGAGGAGCTTGCACAAAGAGAGAACCTTTTCTTTATGGAGACATCTGCACTTGAGTCCACAAATGTTGAAACTTGCTTTTTGACCATTTTAACTGAGATATATCGAATCCATGCCAAGAAATCACTCACTACCAGTGATGATGATATTGGGGGTTCGGGGCTTCTCAAGGGAAGCAGAATAATTGTTCCCAATCAAGAGATATATAATGGTGGAAAAAAGGGTGGTTGTTGTTTTGCCTCCTAg